The sequence GAACTCCGCCTTCTGTTGTCAATTTGATATTTTCACTCCTGAAATTGCTTTGAATTGTTCTTGCATATCTTTATCTAATTGTTCAAGTTTTGGCATCTCATCATCTTTGACATCCATTCTTGCTTTGAGCAAACTGGATACTATAGACAATTCACGTATGTCAGATAATGCTGTACCTTCTTTGAGTGCTTGTTGTCCCTTTTTGTAAAAGTCAACTAATAATTTCATTAATTTGAATTGTTTTTCAGGACTACAATAAGTATCGACATCATCAAATGAGTTTTGTTGCAACAAACCAATCTTTACCATTCTTGCAACTTCAAGAATTAGTTTTTCTTCATCAGGTAAAGCTTCTGGACCTAAGAGTCTGACAATTTCTTTTAGTGTATCTTCTCTTTGTAAAATTCCATATGTTTCACTTCTAATGCTAAACCAATCTTCACTAATGTTTTCACTCCACCATTTTGCAATGTCTGCAAGATAACCAGAATAGCTGTTCATCCAGTTAATTGATGGATAGTGTCTAGAGTATGCAAGTTTTGCATCCAATGCCCAGAAAGTTTTGATAAATCTCATTGTGTGAGTTGTCACAGGCTCTGTAAAGTCACCACCAGATGGAGATACTGCACCAATCAAAGTAACTGAACCGTCACGTTCTGGACTACCAGATGCTTGAACACGGCCTGCTCTTTCATAAAATTCTGCTAATCTAGATGCTAAATATGATGGATAACCTTCTTCTGCAGGCATCTCTTCTAATCTTCCACTCATCTCTCTAAGTGATTCAGCCCATCTACTTGTAGAATCTGCAACAAGTACAACGTCTTTACCCATGTCTCTGTAATACTCTGCAATTGTAACACCAGTGTAGATACTTGCTTCTCTTGCTGCTACTGGCATGTTACTAGTATTTGCTACAAGGACAGTTCTATCCATTAATGGTTTTCCACTACGTGGATCTTTAAGATGTGGGAATTCAACTAATACTTCAGTCATTTCATTTCCTCTTTCACCACAACCAATGTAAACAACAACTTGAGAATCAGCCCATTTTGCAATTTGGTGTAATGTAACAGTCTTTCCTGTTCCAAATGCTCCAGGAATTGAACCAGTTCCTCCCTTTGCAATTGGGAAGAATGTGTCAATAACACGTTGTCCAGTTAGGAGTGGTACGGTTGGATCATATCTTTTATTGTAAGGACGTGGTTTTCGTACAGGCCATTTGTGATACATTTTGATTGGAACTGATTGTCCATCTTTCTCAGCAGTAGCCATTACAGTTTCTAAATCATAATCTCCTTCAGATACAAGGTTTGAAAGTTTTCCACCTGGATGATCTGGTGGTAACATAATTGAGTGTTCTATAAGATCAGTTTCTTGAACAGTACCAATGATATTTCCTGCAGAAACTTCATCGCCATTACTTGCAGTTGGAACAAAATGATATTTTTTTGTCATGTCAACTGCAGATGTTGTAATTCCTCTTCCAATGAAAGAACCAGATGCTTTAGATAATTCTCTTAGTGGTCTTTGAATTCCATCATAAAGTTGTCCAATAATTCCAGGACCTAATAATACACTAAGTGGGTTTCCAGTACCAACTACAGGCTCACCTGGTTTTAATCCACTTGTTGATTCGTATACTTGAATAAATGCTACATCTCCGGTTAATCGAATAACTTCGCCTACTAATTTTGAATTTCCTACAGTTACAGTCTCATACATTTTTGCATCAGACATACCATCTGCTTTTACAGCTGGGCCACTGACCCAAACAATTCTACCTTGAGCAGCCATTCTAATTATTCACTCCGAATTTTGCTGCAATATCTTTCCTAATTAAAGGCTTCAGACGTTCAATTCTTGCATCAAGAGTATTATCAAATGTCATTGCTCCATCCTTAGATTTGATAATTACACCACCAATACATTCAATGGTATCTGGTGATAATTCAGATCCAGGAAATCCAGATAGTGCAGATTGAACAACATCACGATCTTTAGAATTTGCAGTTACTATAACTTCAGATGTACCCAAAATTCGAGTTGATTCATCTAATAATGACTTAATCAAATTAGCATAATCACCACTGCGATCATTATTTGTAATTTGATCTAATGCCTTTGTAAAGACCTTATCAACTGAGGCCTCTAATGCCATAAGTTGTTTATTTCGGGCCTCAATATCAGCACCACCGATAATCTGCTTTTCAATTTTATCTGCTTCTTTCTTACCATCTGCAATAATTTTGTCATATTCTTTGTCTAGTTTAGGAATAGCATCATCAAGAGTTTGATTTGTGTCATTTAAAGCAGAATCTATGCTTGATTCAATATCTTTTTGAGTTTGATTAAGGATTTTATCAATAGTTTGTTCTAAAGCAAGATTTGTCAATGGGTGGCTTTTATCCATAATAGATTTTAATGTTTGGGAACCAATAGACAGATTCAGAAAGATATTAAAATCAAAGAAATCACCGATGGATTATCTTGGTTGTGGCCGATCTAAAGCTTGGAAGTTTGATTTTACCAAGAAGTGACTCTCCAAGAGCAATTTCTAGATTAACTGAATTTGAATGGTTTCACAAAATTGATACTGAAAACGACATAGTCACACCAGAAATTGATGATTTACTATTAGATGCTCAGCAAACTTACCAATCTATTGATGATGTGGTTAAAGGGCTAGGCATTCCTCCAATGGTCGGAATTTTAGAAATTATGTTCAAAGGTACAACAATCAAAAAGAAAGATTATGAGATTGATGAAATAGAAGGAATGGTTGATGATCTTAAAAAGAGAACACCAGCAATAATTGATGAACCATCTAAACTATTAGAAGAACAAACATCACTGAAACGCTCACTTGAAGAATACACATCACTTAAAGAAACATTAGAAATTGCAAAAAAGCTAAGCATTGATCTTTCAGGATTTGGATTAATGAAGTATTTTTACACAAATCTTTTTGTCATAAACTCTGCTGACTATGAAGAAATTAGCAGAGCATTAGAAGGAATTACATTTTACAAATACGAATTAGCAAGTAAAGAGAAAGCAGCAATTCTTGTAATTTCTAGTACAGCCGATTCTGATAAAACCCTCAAAGTACTAAGAGGATTTAATGCAAATCCATTTGTAATTCCAGAAGGAATATCTCAAGTTCCATCTGAAGCATATGCATTAGCAGAATCAAAAATTAAAGAATTAACTGAGAAACAGAAAGCAAATACAAAACAAATTGCAAAGATCACAAAAAAGATTAGACGAGATATTTTAGCAATTCATGAAGAGGCTCAAGTGGCCAAAGATGTTCTAGAAACAATTAGAAAACCATCAGGAACAAAGCATTTTGCAGTAATTCAAGGATTCATTCCATCTAAAATGGAGGAGAAATTCAAAGATTCAACTAAACAATGGATGTCAGTAGTTGAAGATATCACTGATCCAAAATTAAAAGAAGAAATCCCAACATTATTTGATAATAAAAAATTCGTGAAAACTTTTGAAGTAATTACAGAAAGTCAAGGTATTCCAAAACATGGAGAAGCAGATCCAACTCCAATGATTGCTCTAATGTGGCCAATTTTCTATGGACTAATGTTTGCAGACATGGGTCACGGTCTATTGCTAATGGGAATGGGATTATTATTCAAAGTAAAAGGACAAGGTACACTTTCAAGATGGGGCATGTTAATTGCAATATCTGGTGCTTCAGCTGCTATAGCAGGTGTTGGTGCAGGTGAAGCCTTTGGATTCCATCTAGATCATATGGGACCATTGGAAGGTTTGTTAGAAGAAGGCGGAGCATTACATTCAGTTAGTTGGATTGTAGGTATTCTTAGTGTAGCAGAATTAACATTTGATCAAGTCATTAACATACTCAAAGTTTCATTATTCATTGGAATTGTCCATTTGGTTTGGGCAATGGTTCTAAGAGTAAAGAGATTAGCTGCAGAAGGTCACAAGTTTGTTATGTTCATGGAAGCAATTCCTAACATTACACTTTATGGTGGAATTGTAGTCATCATGATGTGTGCAATTGGAGCTAACTATGACGTGATGAACATGTATTCCAAAGTTCACACAGAAGCAGTTCCTTGGGTTACAATTTTCTTAGGAGAATGGGCTGAAGTGTGGATAATTACAAGAATTGCAGTTGTGATAATTATTACTTCAATGGTCTTGATGATGGTTGGTGGTGTAATGCATGCTAAGAAACATCCTGAAGATGGAGGTTCGGCTGCAAATGTGGTTATGGAGGTATTTCTTGGAAAGACAGTAGAAAGTTTAGCACATACAATTAGTTATGCTCGATTAGGAATCATGTTACTTGTACACGCCGCATTGCTCATGACAGTCAACAATGCATTTCAATCACTTGGAGGTGCAAGTTCAGGTGCTGCAATGGCAATGATAATTGGAGGAAACTTGGGAATTATGATGATTGAAGGATTGATTGTGTACATCCAGTCTCTCAGATTGCACTTGTACGAATTCTTTACAAAATGGTATGATGGTGGAGCACAACCATTTAGACAAATTAGACCAGAGTTGATTTACAATCAATTTGTTTGGAAGAAGAAATAGAAAATTCTAATTATTTTCATAAAGATTTACTGTAACTTTTGTAGTCCAAGGCTTTAGATTATCAGGAAAAATTACTAGTAAACCACTGTCTTTTTTGATATTGTTGCATGTCCCACTGTAACTCTGTTTATTTTGAGCATAACATCCAGACTCTGTGTAATAATCAAATTCTGAATCAACAAATTGCTCACGTTGAATAGATGATGAAACAAAGTACACATCAAAACCTAAATCTTTGTTATCAGTTTTTACACTATAATCATACGATGTAGTATCCCGAGATGTACAAATAGGAAAAAATTGCACATAACCATTTTTAATTTCTGATTGTTGTTCTGAATTCTCATAATTTTTATTCTGAATATCAGGATATACAGAAACTGTAGGATCTGCACTTAGTTGCTGTCCTTGGACATATTCTATTTCATGTCTCACAGTATCTACTGCTTTTCTATACAGCATTGGTTGCCATTCTTCTTGACAATTACTGAATTCGTGTTTTAATTCAACATATGATTTACCGTTAAGCTCATGAAGTTGGTTTTCATTGTATTCTTTAGATTCAGCATCAAATACATGATTGACGTTACTAATTTTATCTGATTTATGCCAAGTGTTTGTAACATCAAAAATAATATTCTTTGAATCACTTTCCCATTCAGATAGCAGGTGAACATAAACTGAATACTTGTTTACAACCTCTTGAGTTTCTGATGCAAAAATTAAATGTCCAAAAAATGCATTTACAAATATTATAGAAAATGCAAGGACTGGAATTATTGCATAGAGTATTTTATTCATGTCTTTCTTTAAAACAAATGAATTTGTCTAAGATTTAATTTTTGGTGAATCAAATGATTGGGAATTTTTAGGAGTAAATGGTAAGAAAATAGTAAATCTAGTGAATTTACCCATTTCTGATTCAACTTGGATTTTTCCTCCATGCATTTCTACAATACCTTTTGTAATTGATAATCCTAATCCAGTACCACCATATTCTCGCTTCATTGAAGAATCAACCTGATAGTATTTTTGGAAAATTTGCTCTAGTTTGTCATTAGGTATTCCTGAACCGTTATCTTCTACGGATAATTTCGCATAATCATCATCTTTTGATAATGAAATTGTTATCTTACCATCAAATGATGGAGTAAAATCGATAGCATTTGTAAGTAAATTCAAAAGAATTTGAGAAACTCTAGATTTGTCACAAAGACATCTTACTTGATGTAATTCTAAATTTACTTTAATTCCTTTTTTGTTAAAATCAGGTTCTAGTTTGATTACAGTTTCATTAATAATTTCAGATAATGAATTATCCTCTGGGTGAATCTTCATATTTCCAGTATCAAGTTTCTGAACATCAGATAAATCATCAATAAGCTTATTCAAAGAATTTGCACTTGAGCGTACAATTTCCAATTTTTCTATTTGTTGGGGGGTTAGTTGGCCAATTTTACCAGAAATTATCATATCCAAATAGCTCTTAATTGGAACTAACGGAGTTTTTAGTTCATGGGCAATCATAGATGAAAATTCATCTTTTCTCGTTTCAACTTGTTTGAGTTTAACAATTTGTTTTTGTTTGGTTACAACTTTTGATCTTGAAAAAATAGTTACAAAAACAATTAATGTTCCAATTGCAATCAGTATTGGAACAATTTGATGATATAGTTGATGAATTATTTTTTGAGATTGTGCCTTTTGGACAAGTGTTTTTTGAGAAAATTCTGTAGGTCCATCCCATGCTTCTAAAATAGGAATTTTTTGACCATCAATAATTGCATAATCAGTAAATTTTTCTGTAAAGGATACTTCAATTCCAGTTTCAGGTTCAATAAAAGCAGTAGATGAATAATCTTCAAAAATTTGTTTTTCAAAATCAGGATATATATCTGAAATATCAAAAGTTGTTTCTCCGGAAAATTCATACACTTCCAAACCATTAATTTCTGTTGTTCTAATGAAATCATAATCCATTATCGCTCCACCAATGTCATAGACTTTGTAATCTTTTTGTTGTAAATTATATGGGAACATTGCATGTCCAGGTTTGTCTACATATTGACGAGTAGTCTGTTCTATTTTTTCATCAAGTTCAACAAACCAAAAAATTTCATCAGAAAGAATATCTTTGTAAGTATATGTTGTACGCAAAAGAATCTGATTACCACTATCTTCGATTACCTTACCATCCTCAACAAAAATCATCTTTATTGGATCTGATAATGGTGCTCCAACTTCATCAGCAAGTTGAATGAACCCAATATTTTCACTAGAAAATTCATAAACATCATATGTATTCACCAATTCTGGAATTGCAAAGAAAAACCATAAAATCATAATTAAAAATCCTACCCCCAATACTGCTGCCAAAGTAAATTTTCCCATTATGAAATGTTAATTTTAGATCGCTTAAAACCGATCTGTTGTATTATCAGATAACTCATCCTCAGAAAACTTTTTTTGAGCCTATATTTTGATAGATTTTTAGAATTATTTTTCAACCGGTAATTCAGGTTTATTTCCCCATTCACCCCATGACCCAAGATAAACTCGAACATTTTTGAATCCTAATTTTTTCAAAACCAAAAATGAATTGGCAGCCCTATATGCCCCTTGACAATAAGTGATGATTTCAGTATCTTTAGGAATTTCATACATTTTTGATAATTCTTCATCATTTTTGAAAGTACCATCTTTTGTGATATTTTGATTCCAATCAATATTGATGGAATTTGGTATATGACCAGATTGAGCCGCTCTGATTATAGTTCCATCATATTCTCCACTAGAACGGGCATCAAGGATTTTCAGATTATCAAGATTATCTCGAACATACTCAAATCCTGAAATAATATCTGAATTTATTTTTCCTGAAAATTTAGATGGTTTGAAACCATTAGGTTTTGTCTCAAGAGAGAGATTTTCTTGTTTCCATTTTGTTATTCCTCCATCAAGCATTGAAACATTTTCATGTGAAAAATACATCAGCATCCAAACTCCTCTAGCTGCAAGCATTCCAGAAACTGAATCATAAAAAATAACTTTCTTTTCTGGTGTTACCCCAAGAAATGAAAGAAGGTTTTGAGATTGATTGTTGAAATTTTCAATTCCTTTTTGTGTTGTATCAATCCAATGAAATGCAAATAAATCCAAATGAACGGCTCCTGGAATATGTCCTTCAGAATATTCTTTGAAAGAGCGTGTATCAGCTATGATAACATCAGAGTCATCTAAAATTGAATTGAGTTGAGTTGTAGAGATTAACATGATTTAGATAAAATGATCAAATGTAAATTGATTTGGATTAAAATAAAAAGAAGAAAAAAAGGGTTTTTTTCTATTCGTTAACGTATGCTCTTTCGCCATGCTGTGCCAAATCGAGACCAATCTCCTCTTCTTTTGGAGTGACTCTGATTCCGCCCGGCCATACGGCATCCATTACTTTAAGGATTACAATTGTAACACCAAAGGCATAGCCTATTGATATTGCAGCACCAATGATGCTGATTGCTTGCTGTTCCATTCCTTCTGCTGTACCAGTCCATGCACCGATACCGTCTCCAGTATCCCAAATGTGTGGACTAGCTAATGTACCAGTCAAAATTGCACCTGTAAGACCACCCATTCCGTGTACTCCCCATACATCTAATGCGTCGTCCCATTTGCGTGCGCTCTTGAATGCGATACATGCATAACAAACTGTACCAGCTGCAATACCGATTATAATCGCAGCCATTGGACCTACCCAACCAGAGGCTGGTGTGATTGCTACCAATCCTGCTACTGCTCCTGATGCAGCTCCAACAATACTTGGTTTTCCTGTATGTGCCCAAGACATGAGCACCCAAGTTATTGCAGCCATACCAGTTGCTGTATTTGTAACAGTCCATGCGCTGACGGTAATGCCGTCTACCATAACTTCACTTCCTGCGTTGAAACCAAACCATCCAAACCAGAGTATTCCTGCTCCGAGGACTACCATTGGGATATTGTGTGGTTCCATTGGCACTTTGCCATATCCAAGTCTTCTGCCAAGGACTAAGGCTCCTGCCAATGCAGCAAATCCTGAAGTAATGTGTACTACAGTACCACCTGCAAAGTCAAGTGCATACGATGGTGATAGTTCTGGATCGAGATCAAGTGAACCTCCTCCTATGTATCCGCCTCCCCAGACCCAATGTGCTATTGGATCATAAACGAAGGTTCCCCATAAGAGAACGAATATGATTAATGCGCTGAATTTGATTCTGTCAATTAATCCACCAATAATTAGAATTGGTGTAATTATTGCAAATGTTGCTTGGAACATTGCAAATAGTTGGTGAGGTACTGTACCAGGCCAACCTTGACTACAAACATCTCCTTCAACCATTGCATTCATCTGGTAAGCTGCTGACCATGTGTCTGCACATGGACCTGCTTCACCTAATGGTGCGTATGGTGATACCATGTTAAATCCGACATAGTCGAGATTTCCCATGAACATGTTTGCATCTGAATCAATTCCACCAAATGCTAGTGAGTAACCCCATAGAACCCATTGTACTGACATTAGACCCATTACGATTAAGGTCATACCAAGTACATTGACGACGTTCTTTGATCTGGCTAAACCGCCATAAAAGAAGCCGACACCTGGGGACATGAAGAGTACCAAAGATGTTGCTGTAAGCATCCATGCTGTATCACCTGTATCAATTTTACAAGGTAGCATGCTGCCATCTTCTTCATACCAACATTCGCTAGTGTTACCAGTGTAAATTCCACTGGTTCCTTTGACATATCCATCCATACCATCATCAACACTTTGTGCATATGCCTGAGACATAGCACCAACTGCTGTGATAGATACTGCGGCTACAAGTAATAGAGCATACTTGTAGTTCCTAGAATTCATTAAATTAATCGAAATTGAAAATTATTTAAGGGTTGGAGACTAGAAAGCATACAAAAAAGTAAATAATTATATTTTAGTGTATTCTGATAGTAACATAAAATATGAATATTATGATAAAGGTGAGTAAATGAAAGTCAAATCAAAAACGAAATTAGCAATTTTTGATACATTCAAGACAAAAGGTAATGATCTTACTGGAGAAGCAAATAGACAAAGAGCGATCATCGCTATTCTGGGAAGTAACGCAAATCCTGCAGAAAGAACTAGAACTGGAATATCTCAAAGAATAGCAAAAAAAGCAGATATTGCATGGAAAAATATCTACTCAGGAATATTTCGAGATCTAGATGAGATCCTACTTCCTCTTGAAATTGCAGAAGAAGATGGAAGATTACCTTTGAAAAGAGGTCCAAAAGCATTACAGGAGAAAGGAATTCCATACTATCATTTAACAAAAAAAGGAATCTTAGTTGCACTATCAATTACAGAGGTTAAAAATAAAGAAAATCTCATGAAAGAGTTTTTTTCAATGGCTGATTCTAATGAAAAAGAATTCAAAGATATCCTCATCAATCTATTAGAATCAAGTCCAAACTTTACTCATTCAATATTTAAAAAATATGTAAAGGCATTTTGTGAGAATAAGATCGATGAATTATTGCCATTTAATCTTTCAAAATTAAGCCAAATTTCAGATGAGTCATTAATTATCCAAAAAGAGATTTTAGATGTATTTTTGAAATTTACTAAACAAGAAAAAGATGAGGCATTAAAGTTCCTAAATAAAATTATTCCAGATGGGCAGTAATATCGCCAAACATTAAAATCGGTTACTCATCACGTTTTTTTAATGGGTAAGAATGTCTATGCATCTGTAAAATCATACAGCCAAAGAGGAAAATTACTAAAAAAGGCTGATTTGCAGACTTTGGCAGAATCAAGAGATCTTGAAGAATTAATGACTCGAATTAAGAATACAATTTATGGCGATGCAATTTCAAATGTTCAAAAGCCATACACTTCTCAGGGTATTGAATCTGGTTTAAGAGGTCATTTAGCAGGAGTTCATTATTCTATTGCAAAGACTGCAGGAGATTCAGATATTTTAGATGCATATTATATGAAATTCATTATTTCAAATTTAAAACAAATTCTCAAAGGTAAAGTTTTAGGAAAATCTCAAGAAGAGATTGAGACTCACATTAATCTCCGTGCAGAAGAATTAATCAAACAAAGAGATGTAATAATCAAAGCATTAGTTTCAAAAGATTTGGAAGAAACAGTTGCCAGTTTAAACTCAGTTCAATTTGGTGATGAAATTTCAAAAGCAGCTACTTTGTACAATGAAACAAAGAATCTTCAAGTTTTTGATACATATTTTGATAAAATTTTATATCAACAATTAGGACGTGCTTTGAAAAACACTAGAGACAGAGAAGTGATAAAATTAGTTGGAATGGATGTTGACTTTTACAATCTACTGAGTGTCATCAGAGGTAAGTTCTGGGGGTTAGATGATTCACAAATTGAAGATTTAATTGTTTCACAAACTCCATCAATTCCTAAAGAGCTACTTCAAAGAATGATGGCAGCTGCAACAATTAGAGATGCATTTGCTGAATTATCAAATACAAAATACAAGAATTTGATTCCTGATGTTGAAAACGAATTAGATGCTGTAGCTCAATTTGAAAGATCATTTGAGATGGCAATTTACAATTCATCAGCAAGTTCATTTACCAAAATGTTCAATTTTGCCACAATCATAGGAATTACAAAATTAACAGCTTTTGAAGTAAGGAATTTAGCAGCAATTGCTTATGCAGTAGAGCAAAAAATTGCTACTGATATCACAATGTCAAAACTAATTGTAAAAGAATAGTTTTCAAAATGATTAAATTTCCAAAGAAAAAACAAAATATTTCTACAGAGACGTTAATCAATACTATTTGGGTTAGCACATTTTTAGCAATGATTTTTTCAATACCTCCATTAGCGATATTTTTAGGGATATATTTTGGAACAGGGAATCTTGCTGTAGGCGCAGTTTTAGGATTTGCCATGCATTTTGTTATTTTAGCATTTTCAGGTAAAATTTCAAAATTTTTAACTCAAATTTTGAGCTAAACTATAAGTGATCATAGTAATGAAATAATTCATCATGATGGGAGATAGAGATTTTCGAAGTATTGTTGAAAATGCAATAGACTCCATTGGAAAAGAGCTAGAAATTAAAATTGATTCAGCAAATATTCAGACTATACATCTACATGAGGTTGTGCAATGTCTGAGAAGGTCATATTATGATAGAATCGACCCTGAAGAAGTTCAGAGAAAAGGATTCAATGAACTTCTTTCAGGATTACTTAGAAAATTACAATATGGAAGTGATCCAAAAGAATTCGACATCGATGATATCAAACTAAAGGGTCAAGTTGACATGCTTATTGATGACTCCATATTCTTGTTCAGAGGAGCAACAACAGAGTTAGAAAATCCGCTAGCAAATGATGTTCTTTATCTGAATGCATGTATGTGGATTTATGATAAACCAGATGGAATTATTGTATACATAACTGGAGATAGAAAAGAAACATCATTTTCCATTTCACGAAATAAAAAAATGTTTGAGGAAATTATTCGAAGAGTTAGAGTTCTAAATGATCTTTTAAAAGAGCAAAAAACTCCAATTTTAGAACCATCATCGGAATGCTCCGATTGTCAGTATTATGAAAGATGTTTCATGAAAAAGAAAAATGCCAAACAATTAGACCTAGCAGAAATGTTAGGATTTGGCAAGAAAGATTAATGAAAGATTAGAAAAATGTTGTAAAGGAAAAATTCCTTTGTTTAGTCGAGTGGTTCTGGATGTCCTTTACCACGTAGAGCGAAACACACTACTGCGAGTGCAATTGCGACTCCTGCTGCTGCGCCAAATGCGGCCATACCTGCTTCTGCCATTTGATAAAAAACAATGAAACGGACTTTTATAACTTTGCCAATATTTTTCCTCTAAAAACATAATATCATAATTTTTAGATTTTATGATACTATCTGGTTTATTTCGTAAACTCAAAGTGAAGTTTATTTTCTTGACCGCTAGTCATTGAGCTAAGATTGTAAAATACATCACCAGATACTCTCCATGTTGGAGTGTCATCTTCAAAGGCTGCCCACAACTCTGCAGTGTTTCCAGAATTCTTTATGGTCTTAGAATCTTTTAGAGTAATTGAGTTTTCACCAAGGAGTGTATAGTAATTTGAACCAAACTCGACCATTCCTGTAGGTCTACTACCAATTTCACCACCAGTAATTTGTTCAGTTTCAGAATAACCTGTTTCAAATAATTGATAATCCATGGTTTGTACAATCATTGCACGTTCATTGGGATTTGAAAGTTTGAATGCCACTTCAATAGTTACTGATCGCTCAGAAATTTTAGATATTGAAATATCCTCTAA comes from Nitrosopumilus oxyclinae and encodes:
- a CDS encoding V-type ATP synthase subunit A, whose amino-acid sequence is MAAQGRIVWVSGPAVKADGMSDAKMYETVTVGNSKLVGEVIRLTGDVAFIQVYESTSGLKPGEPVVGTGNPLSVLLGPGIIGQLYDGIQRPLRELSKASGSFIGRGITTSAVDMTKKYHFVPTASNGDEVSAGNIIGTVQETDLIEHSIMLPPDHPGGKLSNLVSEGDYDLETVMATAEKDGQSVPIKMYHKWPVRKPRPYNKRYDPTVPLLTGQRVIDTFFPIAKGGTGSIPGAFGTGKTVTLHQIAKWADSQVVVYIGCGERGNEMTEVLVEFPHLKDPRSGKPLMDRTVLVANTSNMPVAAREASIYTGVTIAEYYRDMGKDVVLVADSTSRWAESLREMSGRLEEMPAEEGYPSYLASRLAEFYERAGRVQASGSPERDGSVTLIGAVSPSGGDFTEPVTTHTMRFIKTFWALDAKLAYSRHYPSINWMNSYSGYLADIAKWWSENISEDWFSIRSETYGILQREDTLKEIVRLLGPEALPDEEKLILEVARMVKIGLLQQNSFDDVDTYCSPEKQFKLMKLLVDFYKKGQQALKEGTALSDIRELSIVSSLLKARMDVKDDEMPKLEQLDKDMQEQFKAISGVKISN
- a CDS encoding V-type ATP synthase subunit E; translated protein: MDKSHPLTNLALEQTIDKILNQTQKDIESSIDSALNDTNQTLDDAIPKLDKEYDKIIADGKKEADKIEKQIIGGADIEARNKQLMALEASVDKVFTKALDQITNNDRSGDYANLIKSLLDESTRILGTSEVIVTANSKDRDVVQSALSGFPGSELSPDTIECIGGVIIKSKDGAMTFDNTLDARIERLKPLIRKDIAAKFGVNN
- a CDS encoding V-type ATP synthase subunit I, whose protein sequence is MVVADLKLGSLILPRSDSPRAISRLTEFEWFHKIDTENDIVTPEIDDLLLDAQQTYQSIDDVVKGLGIPPMVGILEIMFKGTTIKKKDYEIDEIEGMVDDLKKRTPAIIDEPSKLLEEQTSLKRSLEEYTSLKETLEIAKKLSIDLSGFGLMKYFYTNLFVINSADYEEISRALEGITFYKYELASKEKAAILVISSTADSDKTLKVLRGFNANPFVIPEGISQVPSEAYALAESKIKELTEKQKANTKQIAKITKKIRRDILAIHEEAQVAKDVLETIRKPSGTKHFAVIQGFIPSKMEEKFKDSTKQWMSVVEDITDPKLKEEIPTLFDNKKFVKTFEVITESQGIPKHGEADPTPMIALMWPIFYGLMFADMGHGLLLMGMGLLFKVKGQGTLSRWGMLIAISGASAAIAGVGAGEAFGFHLDHMGPLEGLLEEGGALHSVSWIVGILSVAELTFDQVINILKVSLFIGIVHLVWAMVLRVKRLAAEGHKFVMFMEAIPNITLYGGIVVIMMCAIGANYDVMNMYSKVHTEAVPWVTIFLGEWAEVWIITRIAVVIIITSMVLMMVGGVMHAKKHPEDGGSAANVVMEVFLGKTVESLAHTISYARLGIMLLVHAALLMTVNNAFQSLGGASSGAAMAMIIGGNLGIMMIEGLIVYIQSLRLHLYEFFTKWYDGGAQPFRQIRPELIYNQFVWKKK
- a CDS encoding porin PorA family protein, with translation MGKFTLAAVLGVGFLIMILWFFFAIPELVNTYDVYEFSSENIGFIQLADEVGAPLSDPIKMIFVEDGKVIEDSGNQILLRTTYTYKDILSDEIFWFVELDEKIEQTTRQYVDKPGHAMFPYNLQQKDYKVYDIGGAIMDYDFIRTTEINGLEVYEFSGETTFDISDIYPDFEKQIFEDYSSTAFIEPETGIEVSFTEKFTDYAIIDGQKIPILEAWDGPTEFSQKTLVQKAQSQKIIHQLYHQIVPILIAIGTLIVFVTIFSRSKVVTKQKQIVKLKQVETRKDEFSSMIAHELKTPLVPIKSYLDMIISGKIGQLTPQQIEKLEIVRSSANSLNKLIDDLSDVQKLDTGNMKIHPEDNSLSEIINETVIKLEPDFNKKGIKVNLELHQVRCLCDKSRVSQILLNLLTNAIDFTPSFDGKITISLSKDDDYAKLSVEDNGSGIPNDKLEQIFQKYYQVDSSMKREYGGTGLGLSITKGIVEMHGGKIQVESEMGKFTRFTIFLPFTPKNSQSFDSPKIKS
- a CDS encoding sulfurtransferase yields the protein MLISTTQLNSILDDSDVIIADTRSFKEYSEGHIPGAVHLDLFAFHWIDTTQKGIENFNNQSQNLLSFLGVTPEKKVIFYDSVSGMLAARGVWMLMYFSHENVSMLDGGITKWKQENLSLETKPNGFKPSKFSGKINSDIISGFEYVRDNLDNLKILDARSSGEYDGTIIRAAQSGHIPNSINIDWNQNITKDGTFKNDEELSKMYEIPKDTEIITYCQGAYRAANSFLVLKKLGFKNVRVYLGSWGEWGNKPELPVEK
- a CDS encoding ammonium transporter, giving the protein MNSRNYKYALLLVAAVSITAVGAMSQAYAQSVDDGMDGYVKGTSGIYTGNTSECWYEEDGSMLPCKIDTGDTAWMLTATSLVLFMSPGVGFFYGGLARSKNVVNVLGMTLIVMGLMSVQWVLWGYSLAFGGIDSDANMFMGNLDYVGFNMVSPYAPLGEAGPCADTWSAAYQMNAMVEGDVCSQGWPGTVPHQLFAMFQATFAIITPILIIGGLIDRIKFSALIIFVLLWGTFVYDPIAHWVWGGGYIGGGSLDLDPELSPSYALDFAGGTVVHITSGFAALAGALVLGRRLGYGKVPMEPHNIPMVVLGAGILWFGWFGFNAGSEVMVDGITVSAWTVTNTATGMAAITWVLMSWAHTGKPSIVGAASGAVAGLVAITPASGWVGPMAAIIIGIAAGTVCYACIAFKSARKWDDALDVWGVHGMGGLTGAILTGTLASPHIWDTGDGIGAWTGTAEGMEQQAISIIGAAISIGYAFGVTIVILKVMDAVWPGGIRVTPKEEEIGLDLAQHGERAYVNE